Genomic segment of Streptomyces longhuiensis:
CGTCCTCCGTGAACGCCTCGCGCGTCGAGTCCTCGTCCTCGAAGTAGCCGCTCATGACGTTGAAGCCCCTGACCAGGACCTCGCCGGGTTCGCCGGGGCCGGGCGAGTCCACCCGTACCTCCGTGCCGGGTATCGCCCGGCCGGACGTCGACGCGATCACCGACGCTTCGTCGCCGCGGCGGCACATCGTCACGATGCCGCTCGCCTCGGAGAGGCCGTACGCCGTCAGGACCGTGTCCACACCGAGTTCCCCGCGCAGGCGTTCCACCAGTTGCAGGGGGACCACTGCCGCTCCCGTCACTACGAGCCGTAGCGCCGACAGGTCGTGGGCGGTGCGGTTCGGGTGGTCCAGGAGTGACTGGTGGAGCGTGGGCGGGCCGGGGAGGACGGAGATGCGTTCGGCGGCGATGTTGGCGAGGACCGTGTCCACGTTGAAGACCGGCTGCGGGACCATGGTCGCGCCGCGCATCAGGCAGGCGATGATGCCGGCCTTGTAGCCGAAGGTGTGGAAGAAGGGGTTCACGATCAGGTAGCGGTCGCCTTCGCGCAGGCCGGCCAGGTCGGACCAGATCGCGTAGCCGCGGAGGGTCTGCGCGTGGGTAATCACCGCGCCCTTGGGGCGGCCCGTGGTGCCCGAGGTGAAAATGATGTCGGAGGGGGAGGCCGGGGCGATTCCCGCCGCGCGGTCCCGGACCGTCTCGCCCGAGACCCCCTCGCCGCCCGCCAGGAAGTCCTTCCAGGTCCGCCAGACGCGCGGGTCCTCGTGGTCGGACGATGTGTCGGGGGCCGTGTCGGCCAGGACAACCACCTGTTCCAGCCAAGGGAGTTCCGTGTTCGCCCGGCGCAGTGACGCCACGTAGGACGTGCCGAGGAACGTGCCCGTCACGAAGAGGAGCTTCGCGCGGGAGCGGGCCAGGACGTAGGCCGCCTCCGTACCCTTGAAGCGGGTGTTGAGGGGGACGAGGACCGCGCCCGCGCTCACCGCGCCGAGGGCGGAGACGATCCAGTCGAGGGTGTTGGGCGCCCAGACCGCGACCCGGTCACCCGGTTCGACGCCGCTCGCGATACACGCGGCGGCCGCCCGTTCGACGCGGTCGCCGAGTTCCGCGTACGAGAGGCGCGTACGGCCCTCGACGACGGCCTCACGCTCCCCGTACCGTTCGGCTGCCGCATGCACCAGTTGGGGAACGGTGCCCCACTCCAGGTCCCCGCGCATCGCACGACCTCCACACCCGTAGCCGACCCGTAGCTGACTATCCGTCAGATTAACGGTAGCCTGACGCGCTGTCAGCAGACGGGACGATCGTGGTGGCATCACGACGCGCGGAGGTGGCTTGCGATGGCGGGGCTCAAGGACGCGACGGCCATAGTGGGGATCGGGCAGACGGCCTTCGGTAAACAACTCCCCGAGAACGAGAAGACGTTGGCCTGCCGGGCGATTCTCGCCGCGCTCGACGACGCCGGGATCGCGCCGTCCGAGGTCGACGCCTTCGCCTCGTACACGATGGAGGAGACCGACGAGGTCGAGGTCGCCAAGGCCGTCGGCGCGGGGGACGTGACCTTCTTCAGCAAGGTGGGGTTCGGGGGCGGCGGATCGTGCGCGACCGTCGCGCATCTGGCCGCCGCCGTCGCCACCGGGCAGGCGAGCGTCGGGGTCGCGTGGCGGTCGCGCAAGCGGGGGTCGGGGCCGCGCCCGTGGAAGAACACGACGGTCCAGCTGCCGACACCGGCGCAGTGGACGCGCCCGTACGGGCTGCTGCGCCCCGCCGACGAGATAGCGATGCTCGCGCGGCGCTACATGCACGAGTACGGGGCGACCAGGGACCACCTCTTCAACATCGCGCTCGCCTGCCGCAACCGCGCCAACCAGAACCCGGCCGCGATGATGTACGAGCGGCCGCTGACGCGCGACATGTATATGACGGCCCGCATGATCAGCGAGCCGCTCTGCCTCTTCGACAACTGCCTGGAGACGGACGGCGCGCTGGCGTGCGTCATCGTCTCCGCCGAGCGGGCGCGCGACTGCCGCCAGAAACCGGTGTACGTGCACTCGGTCGCGCAGGGGCTGCCGTCCCAGCACCACGGGATGGTCAACTACTGGAACGACGATCCGCTGACGGGGCCGGCGTGGACCGCGGCCCGACACCTGTGGAAACAGGCCGACTTCGGGCCGGACGACGTGGACGTCGCCCAGATCTACGACGCGTTCACGCCACTGATCCCGCTGTCCCTGGAGGGGTACGGGTTCTGCGGGCGCGGCGAGGGCGGGGCGTTCACGGAGGGCGGAGCGCTGGAGATCGGCGGACGGCTGCCGCTCAACACCGGTGGGGGCGGGCTCAGCGAGGCGTACGTCCACGGTTTCAACCTGATCAACGAGGGCGTGAAACAACTGCGCGGCATCAGCACGGCGCAGGTACCGGGGGCGGGGACGTGCCTGGTGACGGCGGGCGAGGGGGTGCCCACGTCGGCCTTGCTGCTTCGGGGGGCGTGAGCCGCGAGCCGCGAGGGGTGAGCCGGGGCGGTGAGGCCGCTGCGGGTCGCCGCGATCGGCGCCGTGAGCGTTGCCCTGGCGGAGTTGGACTTACCCATGACAAAAAGGGAAGTTGGATTGACCAATGACAGAATCTGAAATCTGTTATCTGTCACCTGTCATCGATGACGACGGTGCACCCTTCTGGCGCTACGCCGCCCAATCCCAACTCCGCATGCAGGCCTGCGCCTCGCCCGCCTGCGGTGAGCTGCGCTTCCCGCCTCGTCCCTGCTGCCCGCACTGCGGGTCGTTCGAGAGCGAGTGGCGGCTCATGAGCGGGCGGGGGCGGATCTGGTCCTACGTCGTCCCGCATCCGCCGCTGCTGCCCGCGTACGCCGCCGTCGCCCCGTACAACGCGATCATCGTCGAACTGGCGGACGCGCCCCGGATCCGGCTCGTCGGGAATCTGGTCGCCTCCGCCGACGCGGCCCTGAACTCCGTCGACCCCGGGCGGCTGCGCATCGGCGCGAAGGTACAGGTCGTCTTCACCGACGTCGACGGTGTGACGATGCCACGCTGGGTCCTGGAGCGGCCGTGAGCGTGCGCGTCGAGACCGACAAGGAGACCGGGGTCGCCGTCGTCACCCTCGACCGGCCCGAGCGCCACAACGCGATCGACCTGGCGACCGTCGATGAACTCATCGCCGCCTGGCGGGGGTTCAGGTTCGACGACTCGGTGCGCGCCGTCGTCATCACCGGCGCCGGTGACCGGGCCTTCTGTACGGGCATCGACCGCGACGCCGAGGTGCCGCAGCCGCAGTCCCCGTACAGCATCGACGATCCGCTCGTCACGGTCGGGCCCAAGGCCAACGATCTGTGGAAGCCTGTCGTCGCCGCTGTCAACGGGATGGCGTGCGGAGGGGCGTTCTATCTCATCGGCGAGAGCGAGTTCGTCGTCGCCGACGAGAGCGCCACGTTCTTCGACCCGCATACGGCCTACGGCATGGTCAGCGCCTACGAGACCATCCATCTCGCCCAGCGCATGCCGTTCGGCGAGGTGGCACGGATGGCGCTCATGGGGACCGCCGAACGGATCTCGGCCCGGCGCGCGTACGAGACCGGGCTCGTGTCCGAACTGACCGAACCCGGCGGCGCGTTGGCGGCTTCGGTGCGCTGCGCCGAGACGATCGCGTCGTATCCGACCGAGGCCGTGCAGGGCACGGTGCGGGCGGTGTGGGCGGCCAAGGAGGCGGCGCGCACGCAGGCCCTCGCGCACGCGCCGCAGTTGATCGCCCTGGGCAATCTGCCTCCGGAGCGGCAGGCGGAGCTGTTCTCGGCGCGGCGGCCGGGCGGGTTCCGGGTGCGGTGACCGGCCGCGGGGAAGCGGGGCCTCAGCTCGGGGCCGGAGCGCCGTCGAGCTGACAGTGGTCGATCGACTGGAGCAGGTCCGCGCCGCCGCCGGGCTTCACCTTGGCGACCTTCGTGCTGTTGGCCGGGACGGTGACGGACGTCCTGCCGTCGATGACGGTGATGTCGCTCGCGTCCTGGAAGTGAAGGGTGAGGTTGTAGCGGCCCTCCCGGCTGCCGCGGTTCCTCAGCTCGACGGACGCGTACGCGGAGTCCTTGCCGGCGCACTTGAGGACCTTCGCGGTGATGTCGGCGCTCCGGCCGCTCCCCGAGGTGCTGGAGGTGCTGGGGGTGCGGTTGGGGCGCCTGTTGTAGCTGCTGCCGCCCGACGTGTAGCCCGAGGAGCCCGAGCCGGAGCTGCCGTACGAGTCGTCGTCATCGTCGTAACTCGAACCGCCTGTCGTGCTCGACGACGATCCGCTGTGGTTCTGCTTCGAGCTGGAGCAGCCACCTCCGCCACTGCTGCTGTGTCCCCTGCTCTTGGACGACCCGTGGCCGCGGCCCGTCGAGAATCCGGTCAGTGCGAGTACGACCACGGCCGCCAGTGCCGTGAGCTTCAACCCTCGTCGCAGCATCCTTCTGCTCCCCCGAAAATATGGTGATCCTTGCGTTCCGTTCGGCGACCCGACACCGTAGCAGCGCCGCGTGGCGAGGGGTGTGGTCCCGGCGTAGCGTCGGGACCGAGAGCCGAACCGGGCCGCATTCAGGAGGCTGCGCATGGTCCGCAACGTCCTTGGGTCGATCCTCGCTCTCCTCGGAGCGACGGCCGCCGTTTCCAGCCCCTTCCGTGCGTGG
This window contains:
- a CDS encoding FadD3 family acyl-CoA ligase, with product MRGDLEWGTVPQLVHAAAERYGEREAVVEGRTRLSYAELGDRVERAAAACIASGVEPGDRVAVWAPNTLDWIVSALGAVSAGAVLVPLNTRFKGTEAAYVLARSRAKLLFVTGTFLGTSYVASLRRANTELPWLEQVVVLADTAPDTSSDHEDPRVWRTWKDFLAGGEGVSGETVRDRAAGIAPASPSDIIFTSGTTGRPKGAVITHAQTLRGYAIWSDLAGLREGDRYLIVNPFFHTFGYKAGIIACLMRGATMVPQPVFNVDTVLANIAAERISVLPGPPTLHQSLLDHPNRTAHDLSALRLVVTGAAVVPLQLVERLRGELGVDTVLTAYGLSEASGIVTMCRRGDEASVIASTSGRAIPGTEVRVDSPGPGEPGEVLVRGFNVMSGYFEDEDSTREAFTEDGGWLRTGDVGVLDESGNLRITDRIKDMFIVGGFNAYPAEIEQLLGLHPDVADVAVIGVPDPRLGEVGKAYVVRRPSSVTTSDDLIAWARREMANYKVPRVVEFVSDLPRNASGKVVKGELRGR
- a CDS encoding Zn-ribbon domain-containing OB-fold protein, producing the protein MTESEICYLSPVIDDDGAPFWRYAAQSQLRMQACASPACGELRFPPRPCCPHCGSFESEWRLMSGRGRIWSYVVPHPPLLPAYAAVAPYNAIIVELADAPRIRLVGNLVASADAALNSVDPGRLRIGAKVQVVFTDVDGVTMPRWVLERP
- a CDS encoding lipid-transfer protein: MAGLKDATAIVGIGQTAFGKQLPENEKTLACRAILAALDDAGIAPSEVDAFASYTMEETDEVEVAKAVGAGDVTFFSKVGFGGGGSCATVAHLAAAVATGQASVGVAWRSRKRGSGPRPWKNTTVQLPTPAQWTRPYGLLRPADEIAMLARRYMHEYGATRDHLFNIALACRNRANQNPAAMMYERPLTRDMYMTARMISEPLCLFDNCLETDGALACVIVSAERARDCRQKPVYVHSVAQGLPSQHHGMVNYWNDDPLTGPAWTAARHLWKQADFGPDDVDVAQIYDAFTPLIPLSLEGYGFCGRGEGGAFTEGGALEIGGRLPLNTGGGGLSEAYVHGFNLINEGVKQLRGISTAQVPGAGTCLVTAGEGVPTSALLLRGA
- a CDS encoding enoyl-CoA hydratase/isomerase family protein, translated to MSVRVETDKETGVAVVTLDRPERHNAIDLATVDELIAAWRGFRFDDSVRAVVITGAGDRAFCTGIDRDAEVPQPQSPYSIDDPLVTVGPKANDLWKPVVAAVNGMACGGAFYLIGESEFVVADESATFFDPHTAYGMVSAYETIHLAQRMPFGEVARMALMGTAERISARRAYETGLVSELTEPGGALAASVRCAETIASYPTEAVQGTVRAVWAAKEAARTQALAHAPQLIALGNLPPERQAELFSARRPGGFRVR